Within the candidate division KSB1 bacterium genome, the region GTAATGGGGGATGATACTTCGGATGTGAAGTTCAATGCCAGAAATGCCCAGTTCATGTACGAATTAAATTACCAGGGCGCTGACCCACCACCGACACCCACGGTCTGGGCCGTCCCTGGCGACGGGCAGGTCACGCTCTACTGGGATGATAAGGCGGAGCAGGCGGTTGATCTGATGACCAAATATCGCGATTTTGAAGGATATCGAATTTACCGTACCACCTCGGACCCTGTTAACAACCAATGGGGAGATAAAATTTATGACGGTTATGGTCAGGAAGTTGGTTTTGTCCCGATTGCCCAATTCGATCTCGTCAACAACATCTCCGGGCTCGATCCACAACACCCCCATCTGAACCTTGGTAACAATACTGGTCTCGTCCATATGTATGTCGATAAAAACCTCACCAATGGCAAGACCTATTGGTATTCAGTCACGGCTTATGATCGGGGTGTTCGGGAAGACCCAGAGTTGAACCCCGATGGATGGGCTCCATTGAACTCACTCGAGTGCTCGAAGGGAATCAACCCATCTGCCTCATCCAATTTGGTCATGGTTGTTCCAGGCAAAACGCCAAGTAACTTTGTGCCATCGGATATCCATGTCGAGCCGCTGGAGGGGAGCTACGCTAAACATACCTTCACCGTTAAAATCATCGATCAATTCGCCATCACTGGTCACGATTATTTGATCACCTTTGATCAAACAACGTCGCCGGGCAGAACGCTATTCAATTTGTTCGATGAACAAGCCAATAAATATATTATCGAGAAATCTCCCAATATCAATGGAGAAGTCTCCCCCATTTTTGATGGGATGACCTTGGCCATTAAGCAGAATTTTAGCGCTGTGGTATTTGATCCCGATTCAATTGAATGGTTCCATAACACACCAGGAACTCCATCTGTTGGCAATTGGATTTTCTCGGGCGGGATCTCGACGAAAGAGCCATTCGATTGGGAGATTCGGTTCACCGAAGAGCCTGACACCGCTTTCTTCCCAACAACCTATATTGTCCCGTTCGAAATTTGGAACTTGACATTGAATAAGAAGGCGAGATTTGCGCATTATCCGCCGCCCAATCCGGCTGACACGACGCAGGAGATGCGCAACACCTGGACCAGCGGAGATGAGCTCAAGGTTCAGGAGGTTGTTGGTGGAAAGAGTGTATTCACTTTTACATTTAAATTAACCGCCCCACCGCCAAGAATCGATACAAGCATCGTTGGCGGCAACATTGTCATCACCAAAGTTGACACCAGCCGACGACCAGTTGCGGGGGATGTGCTACGCCTGATCACGGGCAAGCCGTTCAAAGAGGGGCGAGATCGGTTCCGAATTAAAACGGCTAAATACACCACCCGAGAAGCCGTGAAGAGCGATCTTGAAAACGTCAAGGTGGTGCCGAATCCCTATTTCCTCGCAGCAGAGTGGGAGTTCGATCGTAACCACCGTAAACTTGCATTTATTAATTTGCCCGCCGTGTGCGACATCCATATTTACACGTTGAGTGGGGAACGGGTGATTACGCTGCACCATGATCATCCAACCGACGGCTGGGAATGGTGGAATCTCCTATCGTTCAATCAACAGGAGATCGCCTACGGCTGTTATCTCTATGTGGTGGAGACGCCCAACGGTCTTAAGAAAATGGGCAAGTTCGTGGTGTTGCGATAATTGCATAGTTCGGATTAATTCAGCCCGAAACGAGAGCAATTTTCAAATAAGGAGAAATGGCAAATGAAAAGAATATTAAATGTTGTTTTGATCATAATAATTATGAGCACCAGCACTGTGAACGCCCAGGATATTAGCCGGGTGGGTACTGCTGCGGCGCAATTTCTCAAGCTCGGCGTGGGCGCACAAGCAGCCGGCTTAGGTGAGGCTGCTGTGACCATCCCAGGACAGGTATTTGGGCTCTATTGGAACCCGGGAAGTATCGCCTCAGTCGATCGCACCTCCTTGGCTGTCTCGCGCAACAATCTCTATGCAGATTTGGCTTATAGTTTCGTCGGATTTGTCCAACCAATCGGCGGCAGCAGCGCTATCGGGATTAGCGCCGTCTTCCTCGATTCCGATGACATAGAGATCACAACCCTTTCTCAGCCTGAAGGAACCGGTACGAATTTCTCTTGGGAAGCGTACGCCATTGGGATTACTTATAGCCGGTTTGTGACTGATCGCCTTAGCCTGGGCGGCACGATCAAATATATTCGAGAAGGAGCCTACCAGCTCTATGCCCAAAACTTAGCTTTAGACCTCGGATCGTTGCTCAATACAGGTGTACTGGGGTTAAAGCTGGGCATGTGCCTCAGCAATTTCGGAGGAGAAATGAGCCTGACAGGTCCCAAACTGCTGGTCACCCATAAACGATGGCCGAATAACCCCGGTGCAGTCACCGCGGATGCGAACCTCAAAACTGAAAAATATCCGATGCCCCTCACATTTCGCATCGGCCTCTCAACCCAATTGGTGGGAACGGAAGGGCAACTGGCGACCAGCAACAGCAATACGATCACTATCAGCGCTGATGCTTACGACCCGAATGACGCCTTGATGCGCTCCAATTTTGGCCTTGAATACGTGTGGAATAACATTCTATCCCTCCGTGCCGGGTATCGAGGCCTATCGGTGGAAAAGGACAAATATGAGAGCTATCATACAGCTAGTTTCGCCTTTGGGGGCGGGCTGAAATATGATTTCGGCTTTGCCAGGATCGCGCTAGATTATGCGTATACTGATTTCAAGATCCTCGGAACTGGACAAATGGTCTCCATGGTCGTGTCCTTCTGAGTGAAATTTGTCATCCAACAATGTTTTTTGATTTCGAGCATCGCTGCTAAATTATAACAAGCTCAAAAAGCAATTTTAAAAGCATCGATCGATCAATTTGATCATCGGTGCTTTTTTATTATATGAGCAAAGCTGTTATTCTAATGAATAGAAGTGGAAAACTTGAGGTCACTGCCAGCTAGCTATCCTGCTGGAAATTGGACAAAATTTGCTCAAGGCCTCCTTGTCCAGCAGATGCTCATTGGAGTTGAGCAAAGCAATGGATGACTGTTTTATAACATTCTGAAGCAGAAAACGCCTAAGAATCCCCCATTCAACGCAAATAGTCTCGGTTAATCACAAGATTCATCATTACCCGACCAGCGGCTGGTGAAACGATCAATAAATATGACCGCCAATCCTCATGTTCGCATTTCAGTGCCGATACAAGAGAATTAATTCTTTCACGAATCTCCACGTCAACAGGGGTCAGTCCACCACCATCTTACCGTCACTCTAATGTATTGGAGTTTTAAAAATGTGTAGCAAGCTGAGCTGCAAGGAGTGGATACAGAAAGAACGCATGAATAGAGCCATGGGAATTGATTTTTTTAAGGAAGATGATTAGAGGGGTATGGGAAGAGAACGGTCATTATGGGTTATTTGAAATGGATCAAGCAGCCGATCCGAATACGACGCCCATATTCGTACAAGTAGCTATCGAGACCTAACATCCAGAAGTTATCATCGGTCAAGTAATAAGGGTTAATCCATTGACTTGGTTGGCGATTATCCAAAAGGTTTAAAATCTCTGCGTAAGGCGTTACATCAGCTTTAAGCAATTTGAAAGAGCGACTAATCCGCCAGTCGATGTAATTTCGCCACGGTCCTCTTTCTGTTACCTCGAGATCATTGTTTAGCGTGGGGACTGGACTGTTGATGCGAGCCAGTAAATTTAACAAAATTTTTTGAGGAGCTAAATATGAGAGATTGAGGAGCAACTTGTGCCGCTGATCCCAGGCTAATGGCAAAGAACCAGTCGTCTGAGTAGAGAAATGGCTTTGGTCCATGCGATAGAAGTTTTGTAGCGGAAAAGAGCCTGTACCAGTTGCCCGGGTTGTGGTATAGCTGATCTTGCCTGAGAAATTGCTATTTCCTGGTCGCTTTTCAATAAAAATTTCGAATCCCCGCACCATTGCTTGATCCAGGTTTTCAAACCGAACATAGCTCGTAACCTGGTCCTGCCCGGCATGATAATTTGCCGAATTGACCAAATTTCTCACCCGCTTGATGAATGCAGTCGTGCCTACAATAGATCTGGCAGCAATTGCTTTTTGGTAGCTGAGTTCTAAAGCTTCGGTCTTCTCAGGCCCTAGTTGCGGATTCCCCACTAATGGATGTTCCCGATCCAATCTCTGTTTTGAATTGAAATAATAATAGTAGAGTGGCGGAATTTGGAAATACCACCCATAATTAACATAAAAGCGATCATCTTTAAAAAGAAAAGGCAAGGACAGCTCAAAACGTGGACTCAACTGGAACTGTGACCGAGCTTGCTGAGCTGCTAATCTCAAAGTATCGGCATTAGCTAGGACTGATTGTTCTGGGAAGACGACTCGCGGATTGAAATAATCGGATCGCAGCCCCAGATTGATTACAACATTACCAACTTCAAATCGGTTTTGGGTGTAGAATGCAACCGTGAATGGCTGAACCATTAATTGATTGCTGGTTATCGATTGGTACCTCGGTCCCCAATTTGACAGGGCAAAGGGATTCAGCGCCAGGTCGGTCATATAAATGCGATATAAGTTCAAATCGATACCGAATTGGATTAGATCCGAAGGTCGGAACTGGTGAAAATAGGCGGCTTTTAAAAAATAGACACGCTCGTTGATTAAATTATTCCAATTCCAGAATGTTGCACTTGGCCCTGACTGAATTCCCTCGCCGGCCGAATTCATCGTGCTATGATTTTCAAATTGCCTAATGTAAATATCGCGACCAATGTTTAAAGTATAAAATGACCGTGGGTTGAGGGTATGGATCACTGTGAGATGGAGCCTTCGCCCTGACTTGTCATTGATGCTCGTCTGGTCAAACGTTTCAGTTCCAACGGAAATGGAATTTGTTTGAGAACTACGCCAATTCGAAGAAATATGTTGAATATTGATTTTGATTTTTTGCCAGAGGCGAAAAGATAATTTTGATGTATAATGAAAATTTTTCTCGGGAGGCAAAATGGTTGACGCATAGTGAAAATTATTTGATGGATGGAGCTGGTCAAAATTGGCACATCCAGAGATATAGTAATTCATATCGTACATTGGACCGCCGAAGCTGAGCAGAAGTGGACCGCCGATGCTCATCTCGAGGCGTCGTAGATTATCGTTTTCAACTTTGGCGCCAAAATTATCGGTAAAGATCTTGAAAAAGCCCTCAGTTCTGTCCTTGCCCTCTCGAGTGGAAAGGTTCACGATGCCCGAGAGCACATCCCCATAAGCTGCGTTGAATCCTCCTGAATAGATGTTCATCTCCGAAACGGCACTCAAAGGAACTAAGGTGCCAATTTCTCGGAATAGCGGATCCTGAACCGATTGTCCGTCTAGCAAATAGGCTGTATGGTATTTTCGTCCCCCTCGAATATGTCCATTGATCGAACTGATTTGAGTCTTGAGCGCTTGAAAAAATTGATCTATCGGCAGGCTTTTATTCAATTCGACAAATCCCAAAGTATGACTGAGCGATGGCGAATTTTTGCCGATTAACGGTTGCTCAGCTACAACTTCGATCTCTGGCCCTTCGATGGCTTCGGAGACCATCTCGAAATTGATTTCCTGGAACATATCAGCGCGGATAACGACGTTGCGCATGACTAAGCTGGCATAGCCGAGCATTTTAGCGCGAATGTCATAAATTCCTGGTGGAATATTGCTGATCGAATAAAAGCCGTATTTGTCGGTGATCGTCCACAGCTTGGTATCGAGAATAATGACCTCGGCGCCAGGCAAACCCTGCCGAGTATCTTTATCGAGCAATTGTCCTGAAATTGAACCAGTAATGCCCGCGAAGCTGGCTTGGGCTATCAAAAATAATAGCAGCCAGACCATGATAAAAACATATCTCATCGCGAAATACCAAGTTGGGTGTGATACATTGCAAATCTGAAAAATTTAATTATATAAAGAAATTGCAAAATACATGCCACAGGGGAGAACCTCAGCTAATATATAGAGACTCCTGGCAAATTTTACCGATGATCATGCCTATTGATTTAATTGTTGTTATCTCTTTAGCAAGCCTCAGGTGGATCGATCGTTGTTAGCTTTTCTGAGAGATAAACACTTTCGATTGACCCGATGCAGGATGATATGCAATAATTTACCAAGCGAACGGTAAATTCTTGCATAGATGCAAATGTTTGGTTGCAAGAATCAGGATTGAATTAAATTCTGGAGGATGACTTTTTCAAAAACGAGCCATATTAACCAAAACATGGAAAATGTGCTACATTAGGGTCAGATGCACGAAAATAATTGGATTCATAACCTAATGCTGGCGCGCTTCGCTTGTGCAGAAGTGAGAAATGTTGATCATTCTTATCCTCGGTTAAACACATTTCAATAGAGATGGAACACCTATAACGTAATGAAGTTTAATGCACAGCGAAATCGATGAATGGATGCTTAATTGTGTACAAATGCTTTATAGGATAAGCTGAGCCATGCCAACAGTTCAAACACAAAAAACAGGGGATGCTTTGAACAATCATAGCGATGAAGCGCTTAATTATCTTTCGAGTTTAACCCGCGTAGGCTGGAAATTAGGATTGAACAAGATTCGAACAATGCTTAGTGAGTTGCACAATCCTCACGA harbors:
- a CDS encoding PorV/PorQ family protein, producing the protein MKRILNVVLIIIIMSTSTVNAQDISRVGTAAAQFLKLGVGAQAAGLGEAAVTIPGQVFGLYWNPGSIASVDRTSLAVSRNNLYADLAYSFVGFVQPIGGSSAIGISAVFLDSDDIEITTLSQPEGTGTNFSWEAYAIGITYSRFVTDRLSLGGTIKYIREGAYQLYAQNLALDLGSLLNTGVLGLKLGMCLSNFGGEMSLTGPKLLVTHKRWPNNPGAVTADANLKTEKYPMPLTFRIGLSTQLVGTEGQLATSNSNTITISADAYDPNDALMRSNFGLEYVWNNILSLRAGYRGLSVEKDKYESYHTASFAFGGGLKYDFGFARIALDYAYTDFKILGTGQMVSMVVSF
- a CDS encoding TonB-dependent receptor, coding for MRYVFIMVWLLLFLIAQASFAGITGSISGQLLDKDTRQGLPGAEVIILDTKLWTITDKYGFYSISNIPPGIYDIRAKMLGYASLVMRNVVIRADMFQEINFEMVSEAIEGPEIEVVAEQPLIGKNSPSLSHTLGFVELNKSLPIDQFFQALKTQISSINGHIRGGRKYHTAYLLDGQSVQDPLFREIGTLVPLSAVSEMNIYSGGFNAAYGDVLSGIVNLSTREGKDRTEGFFKIFTDNFGAKVENDNLRRLEMSIGGPLLLSFGGPMYDMNYYISGCANFDQLHPSNNFHYASTILPPEKNFHYTSKLSFRLWQKIKINIQHISSNWRSSQTNSISVGTETFDQTSINDKSGRRLHLTVIHTLNPRSFYTLNIGRDIYIRQFENHSTMNSAGEGIQSGPSATFWNWNNLINERVYFLKAAYFHQFRPSDLIQFGIDLNLYRIYMTDLALNPFALSNWGPRYQSITSNQLMVQPFTVAFYTQNRFEVGNVVINLGLRSDYFNPRVVFPEQSVLANADTLRLAAQQARSQFQLSPRFELSLPFLFKDDRFYVNYGWYFQIPPLYYYYFNSKQRLDREHPLVGNPQLGPEKTEALELSYQKAIAARSIVGTTAFIKRVRNLVNSANYHAGQDQVTSYVRFENLDQAMVRGFEIFIEKRPGNSNFSGKISYTTTRATGTGSFPLQNFYRMDQSHFSTQTTGSLPLAWDQRHKLLLNLSYLAPQKILLNLLARINSPVPTLNNDLEVTERGPWRNYIDWRISRSFKLLKADVTPYAEILNLLDNRQPSQWINPYYLTDDNFWMLGLDSYLYEYGRRIRIGCLIHFK